From Glycine soja cultivar W05 chromosome 4, ASM419377v2, whole genome shotgun sequence, the proteins below share one genomic window:
- the LOC114410368 gene encoding pentatricopeptide repeat-containing protein At3g26540: MGVSAASILNQLLRKQNLKPHPHSQTQPATNAVINTILTYLKAGRIRKATSILFAFPKPFPFSLYALFFRLCSSHRAVVEARKVESHLLTFSPNPPTFLLNRAIEAYAKCHCLRDARELFDEMPQPDGGSWNALITAYSQLGFPNETFSLFLCMTRSGFFPTEVTFASVLASCAASSELLLSKQVHGLVTKFGFCGNVILGSSLVDVYGKCGVMADARRMFHEIPQPNAVTWNVIVRRYLDAGDAKEAVFMFSRMFSTSAVRPMNFTFSNALVACSSVSALREGVQIHGVVVKLGLREDNVVSSSLVNMYVKCGRLEDGFQVFDQLGFRDLVCWTSIVSGYAMSGKTLEAREFFDEMPERNVISWNAMLAGYTQCSEWSKALDFVYLMLDVIKDVDHVTLGLLLNVSAGISDHEMGKQVHGYIYRHGFHSDLRLSNALLDMYGKCGNLNSTRVWFNQMSDRRDRVSWNALLASYGQHQLSEQALTMFSKMQWETKPTQYTFVTLLLACANTFTLCLGKQIHGFIIRHGFHIDTVTRTALVYMYCKCRCLEYAIEVLKRAVSRDVIIWNTIIMGCVHNHKGKEALELFVIMEAEGIKPDHVTFKGILLACIEEGLVEFGTGCFKSMSSEFHVLPRMEHYDCMIELYSRHRYMDELENFMRTMTMEPTLPMLKRVLDVCQKNECPRLGEWIAEKINEFKY; encoded by the coding sequence ATGGGTGTAAGTGCAGCTTCTATACTGAACCAGCTCCTCCGCAAGCAAAACCTGAAACCACATCCACACTCACAAACCCAACCCGCCACCAATGCAGTGATCAACACGATCCTCACGTACCTCAAAGCGGGTCGCATCCGAAAAGCCACTTCCATTCTCTTCGCCTTCCCCAAGCccttccctttctctctctacgcCCTCTTCTTCCGCCTCTGCTCCTCCCACCGCGCCGTCGTGGAGGCCCGCAAGGTCGAGTCCCACCTGCTCACCTTCTCCCCCAACCCCCCCACCTTCCTCCTCAACCGCGCCATCGAAGCCTACGCCAAATGCCACTGCCTCCGCGACGCCCGCGAACTGTTCGACGAAATGCCCCAACCAGATGGCGGCTCCTGGAACGCCCTCATTACCGCTTATTCCCAATTGGGTTTCCCCAACGAGACCTTTTCCTTGTTCCTGTGCATGACTAGGTCTGGTTTTTTCCCTACTGAGGTTACTTTTGCTAGCGTTCTCGCCTCTTGTGCTGCTTCTTCTGAGCTTCTTCTTTCCAAGCAGGTTCATGGGTTGGTGACAAAGTTTGGCTTTTGTGGCAACGTGATTCTCGGGAGTTCCCTTGTTGATGTTTATGGAAAGTGCGGGGTAATGGCTGATGCTCGCAGGATGTTTCATGAGATTCCGCAGCCTAATGCTGTCACTTGGAATGTGATAGTGAGGCGGTATCTCGATGCCGGTGATGCAAAGGAGGCGGTTTTCATGTTCTCGCGGATGTTTTCCACCTCGGCGGTTAGGCCGATGAATTTTACTTTCTCTAATGCTCTTGTTGCTTGTTCCAGCGTGTCTGCACTCCGGGAGGGGGTGCAGATTCATGGGGTGGTTGTGAAGTTGGGTCTCCGTGAGGATAATGTTGTTTCAAGCTCGCTTGTGAACATGTATGTCAAGTGTGGTAGGCTGGAggatggttttcaggtttttgaTCAGCTTGGGTTTAGAGATTTGGTGTGTTGGACTTCCATTGTGTCGGGGTATGCGATGAGTGGGAAAACTTTGGAGGCAAGAGAGTTCTTTGATGAGATGCCTGAACGGAATGTGATCTCGTGGAATGCAATGTTGGCGGGATATACTCAGTGCTCTGAATGGTCCAAGGCGTTAGACTTTGTGTATCTCATGCTTGATGTGATTAAAGATGTGGATCATGTGACTCTTGGTTTGTTGTTAAATGTTTCGGCGGGCATTTCAGATCATGAAATGGGGAAACAGGTTCATGGATATATCTATAGACATGGCTTCCACTCAGACCTTAGGCTCAGCAATGCCCTTCTTGACATGTATGGCAAATGTGGGAACTTGAACAGCACCAGGGTTTGGTTTAACCAGATGAGTGATAGGCGTGACAGGGTTTCTTGGAATGCTTTGTTGGCTAGCTATGGTCAGCATCAATTAAGTGAACAGGCACTAACAATGTTTTCAAAGATGCAGTGGGAGACAAAACCAACCCAGTATACATTTGTAACCCTTTTGTTAGCATGTGCAAATACCTTTACGCTTTGTCTTGGCAAACAAATTCATGGATTCATCATTAGACATGGATTTCACATAGATACTGTAACCAGAACTGCTTTGGTTTACATGTACTGTAAATGTCGTTGTCTTGAGTATGCTATTGAGGTTCTGAAGAGGGCAGTTTCCAGGGATGTGATCATTTGGAATACCATAATTATGGGATGTGTTCACAACCATAAGGGTAAAGAAGCGCTTGAACTCTTTGTGATAATGGAAGCTGAAGGCATCAAGCCAGACCATGTGACCTTTAAGGGTATACTGCTTGCTTGCATTGAAGAAGGCCTTGTTGAGTTTGGCACTGGATGCTTTAAGTCTATGAGCAGTGAATTCCATGTCCTGCCCCGGATGGAGCATTATGACTGCATGATTGAACTCTACAGTCGGCATAGATACATGGACGAGCTCGAGAATTTTATGAGGACAATGACAATGGAGCCCACACTTCCCATGTTGAAAAGAGTTCTTGATGTCTGTCAGAAAAATGAGTGCCCAAGATTGGGAGAATGGATTGcagaaaaaattaatgaattcaAATACTAA